A stretch of the Rhinoderma darwinii isolate aRhiDar2 chromosome 3, aRhiDar2.hap1, whole genome shotgun sequence genome encodes the following:
- the RPL18A gene encoding large ribosomal subunit protein eL20 produces MKASGTLREYKVIGRSLPTTKTPAPPLYRMRIFAPNHVVAKSRFWYFVSQLKKMKKASGEIVYCGQVFEKTPLKVKNFGIWLRYDSRSGTHNMYREYRDLTTAGAVTQCYRDMGARHRARAHSIQIMKVEVIPANKCRRPAIKQFHDSKIKFPLPHRVLRRQHKPRFTTKRPNTFF; encoded by the exons ATGAAGGCGTCTGGCACT ctAAGGGAGTACAAGGTAATTGGGCGCAGTTTGCCTACAACTAAGACGCCTGCACCACCTCTCTATCGTATGCGAATCTTCGCGCCCAACCATGTTGTTGCAAAGTCACGATTCTGGTACTTTGTATCTCAATTGAAGAAGATGAAGAAGGCATCTGGAGAGATTGTATACTGTGGACAA GTTTTTGAAAAAACTCCTCTGAAGGTGAAGAACTTCGGTATCTGGCTGCGTTATGATTCACGTAGTGGAACACACAACATGTACAGAGAGTACAGAGACTTGACTACAGCTGGTGCTGTGACCCAGTGCT ACCGTGATATGGGTGCCCGCCATCGTGCTCGTGCCCATTCCATTCAAATTATGAAAGTTGAGGTGATTCCTGCCAACAAGTGTCGCAGACCAGCCATCAAGCAGTTCCAC gaCTCAAAGATCAAGTTCCCTCTGCCACACAGAGTTTTGCGTCGCCAGCACAAGCCCCGCTTCACCACCAAGAGACCAAATACCTTCTTCTAA